The nucleotide window tttctcctcctcctcttcttaaTCTTTTCCTCCTTGTCCTTCTCATCATTCATCCTcatctcctccacctcctcctccttgtTCACATGCTCTGTGTTGTGTGTCTTCATGTCATCTTTCTCATCCACCTGCAGAACAAAACCAAACTCAAGTCAGTTCACATGTAAGCAGATATCATTCCACTCACTGATCTTGAAACAGACTCTTGATATATTAGTAAAAGCATCAGGAGAACATGCATTAAACAGTTGGTCATCTTTATATACTCACCTTTAGGTCGTCATTCACACAACTCTCTTCATGATTGTGAGTGATGACAAGAGCAACCTCCAGACTCTGGTCAGACTCAGATGGGCAGAGAATGTCATCTGTCAGTAGAGAAATGATTGCAGTTACACAGTTTACACAGTCATTCATTCTCAAGGCGATGTTAAACTTGGGTGAAGTGtaattaaaaatactaattattcATCACAtcataggtaaaaaaaaatagcaataaatataattatttaccaTCAGAGTCTACAGAGGCAGAGAGCTGCTCCTCAGTCTGGCCAAAGCAGGACATCCTGAAGAATTTTCTGGCAGCTTTGAGGAAATTGGCCACTTTACTCTTTTTCCTCTTTGTTGTACCCTCGTCCTCCTCCACTTCATCTATTAAGAGAAATGATTGTAGTTTACACACTTTTTAGATCTCGACATGTAAATCAAGGAAACTCATACTCATTTCACAATATAAATATGACTTACAATCATTGCCAATGTCAGGCGTTTGCTTGAACTGCGGCGTCTCTTTCTGCCTTCGGAAGATCTTGTTTTTCCTGGCAGGTTTCAGGAAAGAGGGCAGTTTTAAGCGCCGGTTTTTCTTTGGCTTCTCCATCACAGTTGTACTCGTGATCTCCATATTCAGTTCGTCGTTCGCCATATAGACACAGTTTGTTCGCTTGGACAGAATCAGTGATCGTTCTTGCTACTGTAAACCAACAATGTTAAATGTTTCTGCTGCAAGTACTCTGGTGTGATGTAGAGATTATATACGCATCATCAGATTTTAAATGTTCTAAAAGTGATCTCTGCCTCAGTGTTTACTTTTAAAAGTGAAATGACTCAGGATAAATGCATGTTAGCAAAGACGATATGGAATACACTTAAAGAGACTTTGATATTACATAAAATCAAATATGATCAGCTCAAGAAATCTAAATGATcacaaaagctgttttaaatgcaatttatatgttcaattaattaaatggagatttaaatgaagacaaattGTTGAGCCTTCCTTTGAAATTTTAGTTTCTTTGCAAATTGTTACCAAAGCTTATAGACAGAACctgcagaaataataaataaataaatgtgcaaataaacacataaaaaattaaataaaaacacagattcctgcatcaataaaaaaataaaaaataaatatgcaagtaaaaaaataaataattaaaaattgcctgcatcaataaataaatatgcaaatgatttaatatatataaacacacacaaatttctgcataaataacTATATAAGTTAATAATAGTGTGggcagataaataattaaatcacttgcacaaacatttcaaacatttattaatttgcttatgCTTTAtgctttacatatttaaatagcaaaatctgcttgttttttatgttgaaataattataaatttattCATCTGGGACgtcacagcagagtgaaccgccaactattccagcatatgttttcacagTAGATAACGGCTATACATTCGAAGACAAAATAttaagccctcctgtgaaatttaaattcttttgtaaatatttacagaGTTTttgttaacagagcaaggacatttttccacagtattcCTATCTTATATTTTTTGTGGGgaaaaatttttatttagtttgggttgaataaaaaaaaagtattttcatgAACAGTTTAAAATCACTGGGGACAATATTATTGCCCCTTTATTCTTTCCCCGATTGTCTACAATATAACTTTTGTCCAATTATGACTttaatagaccattttgagggatgtaaacaaaaacaatggtcttaACATAATTCCTGttgtacatttattgtttttattgcttcTAAGAATCcgaaaagagccacatattgacaAATAATGTTATGAGAGCTATTTTAAGAGTAAGTTATGTTTGAATTGCTCCTTGTTACTGGAAATAGttattataaaatagtttgataacaagcaggaaacgTTCACGGGGCAATGAcaagaccacattgaaatggtctatataacTTATTAACTCagctaagcctttaaactgcactttagtAAAATAGTATacactgtcatcattgcaaagacaaAAGAGTCTTTCCCAAGTGTTGTTtagataatatttgttttaaacattttaaaacatgatatttttaataactatacacagcaaaatatggggacccaaaacaactctatgggtgttaatttcaacactttgaaagtgtctcatggggtccactcaaaacagagttaaatcaacactttcaaaagggttggcacattgacaccgaagtaagggttaattttaactctgggcagagttaaaaaatgtaactatatttaacaccgcctggtgtaatatattattttattcaactctcttgagtgtaaatatggtaaaaaaaactcaaatagactgtaaattacaaaagaaaaaacattttatttgaaaacattcaccacttcaacaattcattcagtttttaaaatgcaacaatgtcaaatatgctttaaatgttttattagtacagacagtatcaacaaaatatgtatgaccagtgctcaaaaagggtgttttagtcctttggtccaaacttgatgtttcatcagagcaatttgaaagttcaatatatcgtcactcatagttttcttatgaaatcacattttaaacaacttggcgtgcttTCTTGGCTAATCTTTCACTtatggtgtttccttggtcctccatatcaaacacagcagtttaaattaaggtataaatgctgtaaacttgtgtgaaaacaaactggagctaggaaatctcatcaagcatgtcctgtgaatgaagtgcttcccagccacaggatgacctttttatccatgacgatgtagtagctgctgatcgctcgtctggtggttcctgatgcacggatatagggtgatgctcttctaagaactcttcaagactccagcataactaagaaaaatgtttgaaaacaaattgcaatcaaattctatgatatatttaaaagaacaattaaagtaaataaaacattcaagaaatctaaactcaccttttgaaaatcttcatgatgatccacaacttgactctcccagctggttgaggtgacaggatatggaaaagtagaaaaaacacatacatcactgttggatctccaaaaacaattaggttaaccactatgactagaactggaaaaacaggcagctgtctgtccagaatcctgaatttaacacaacacttggagcaaaatttagaggagcttaaaatcttttatatcatttagtgatgctgacttccccaaaatattggccacagtgtaaaatatattcataaactTAAAGTTTTCtgtaagcatgtgtgtgtgtgtgtgtgtgtgtgtgcgtgtttctttaccagattcaacttgttaggccctttcaggaccagtattgacgccacctttcctggagtctagcaaatgtttcaggtccaaatataatctaaaatattaggataagcagaagaggaaaagtgcaaagcaaagagcaaaacattatttaagtaacagttcacccacaatacaaaacttatcaccttcatgtcatttgttattctctaatgctctaataccctctcagcttattgtgaaacaaaaacagaactttatcaaacataccttcattattatcaccacatatgaccaagaagatgtgcttggtcatttcacc belongs to Danio rerio strain Tuebingen ecotype United States chromosome 1, GRCz12tu, whole genome shotgun sequence and includes:
- the LOC137495269 gene encoding uncharacterized protein, giving the protein MANDELNMEITSTTVMEKPKKNRRLKLPSFLKPARKNKIFRRQKETPQFKQTPDIGNDYEVEEDEGTTKRKKSKVANFLKAARKFFRMSCFGQTEEQLSASVDSDDDILCPSESDQSLEVALVITHNHEESCVNDDLKVDEKDDMKTHNTEHVNKEEEVEEMRMNDEKDKEEKIKKRRRRKRNSKMKEEEKEEEEVVKEEMMIQEESLKENEEDEEDKNEKEMKLKERMKENEAEEKENMKKRKRKRNSRIKEEEKKEEVMVEGEMKIKEERMKENEEEDMNEEEMKEEETEGEEEKPKEEKKKRIKKRDSMKTRRMMRMRSKRRRLGRV